In Chrysiogenia bacterium, the genomic stretch CCGCCGATCGCAGCGGCAACTCGGCCGATACAAAGGTGGACATCGAGAACCAGATCGCCGAGGTCCTGCCCGAGCTCATGGCGCGGGTCGAGGCCTATCCCGAGATCAAGGCCGGCGACCACTTCCTGCGCCTGCAGCACACGCTCTCGGATATTGAGGCCCACATCGCCGCCGCGCGGCGTTTCTACAACTCCGCGGTGACCGAGTACAACAACGCGCTCGAGATGTTCCCGACCAACGTCATTGCGTCGAGCTGCGGCTTCAAGCCGCGCGTCCTGTTCAAGATTCCCAGCCGCGAACGCGCGGCGGTGCGCATCTAGGACCATGCTGGAAAAATCCGAAGCCGACCTGTGGGCCTGGTTCCGCGACGGCATGCACAAGGAGCTGCATGACCTGGAAAAGCGGCGCCACCGCATCCAGGCGCGGGCGACGAGCTGGATCCTGGCGGTGGCTGCGCTCACCATGCTTGCCTACGTGGCGCCC encodes the following:
- a CDS encoding LemA family protein; its protein translation is MHGLQTIGLGVLGFVLILIFLYNSLVYKRNQAAQAFASIDTYLKKRYDLIPNLVSAVKAYATHERQTLEEVTALRERYVAADRSGNSADTKVDIENQIAEVLPELMARVEAYPEIKAGDHFLRLQHTLSDIEAHIAAARRFYNSAVTEYNNALEMFPTNVIASSCGFKPRVLFKIPSRERAAVRI